In Litorimonas taeanensis, one DNA window encodes the following:
- the rdgB gene encoding RdgB/HAM1 family non-canonical purine NTP pyrophosphatase produces MNNIPHRDLAGHTKIVVASHNQGKIREISALLKPFGLSVLSAADLELPEPEETEKTFAGNARLKARASAQATGLPALSDDSGLDVTALDGRPGIYAARWAELPRVEGGGRDFNMAMWHVNDQLGDSLDRTARFICALCLAMPNGENRIYEGTVEGKISWPPKGNKGFGYDPIFIAEGDTKTFAEIDPAIKQAKSHRADAFAKFMADQFPQSVS; encoded by the coding sequence TCTCATAACCAAGGCAAGATTCGAGAAATAAGTGCCCTTTTGAAACCTTTTGGACTGTCAGTTCTTAGCGCCGCGGACCTTGAACTTCCAGAGCCTGAAGAAACAGAGAAGACCTTTGCCGGAAACGCCCGGTTAAAAGCCCGTGCTTCAGCACAAGCAACAGGGCTTCCGGCTTTATCCGATGATAGTGGGTTAGATGTTACAGCCTTAGACGGACGTCCGGGTATTTATGCTGCCAGATGGGCAGAGTTACCCCGCGTAGAAGGTGGTGGACGCGATTTTAATATGGCAATGTGGCATGTTAACGACCAACTAGGCGATAGCCTTGACCGAACGGCACGCTTTATATGTGCACTTTGCTTAGCCATGCCCAACGGTGAAAACCGCATATATGAAGGCACAGTCGAAGGAAAAATCTCTTGGCCGCCGAAAGGAAATAAAGGCTTTGGCTATGACCCAATCTTTATAGCCGAAGGCGATACGAAAACCTTTGCTGAAATTGACCCCGCTATTAAACAGGCCAAAAGCCATCGTGCCGACGCTTTTGCCAAATTTATGGCAGACCAATTTCCGCAATCCGTCTCTTAA